A stretch of the Bradyrhizobium sp. CCBAU 53351 genome encodes the following:
- a CDS encoding TRAP transporter substrate-binding protein, with protein MKRRSFLAGIGATTAAATIGMPSILRAQAPITLNGAVQFNDDHAFNRALLRFEELVKKYYGKPVNFTLHRNSSLGLEKQYFEYMSQGKAVDYGIVSPAHMSTFAKAAPFIDAPFVFKGIDHMNKVVEANILAPIADEVAAKAEVVLIGYSGGGIRNIFANKPLKNLADLKGLKVRVQGAPIWSKTFAAVGMSPTVIAYNEIYNAIQNGVIAAGENEAAGVEAMKFYEVAPHLSLTQHAVSIRPICFSVKTLKTLPKDLQDAIMKAGKEAGDYGRQLESSEEVVKLDTLEKAGKLKRVPFEERDAMKKLADPVMAAYAKEIGAEGIFEKINVV; from the coding sequence ATGAAGCGAAGATCATTTCTCGCTGGTATCGGCGCGACCACTGCGGCGGCTACGATCGGCATGCCGTCGATCCTCAGGGCGCAAGCGCCGATCACGCTCAACGGAGCCGTGCAGTTCAACGACGACCACGCCTTCAACCGGGCGCTGCTCCGGTTCGAGGAGCTCGTGAAGAAGTATTACGGCAAGCCCGTCAATTTCACCCTGCACAGAAATTCCTCGCTCGGCCTCGAGAAGCAGTATTTCGAGTACATGTCGCAAGGAAAGGCGGTCGATTACGGCATCGTCTCGCCGGCCCATATGTCGACCTTCGCCAAGGCCGCCCCGTTCATCGATGCGCCCTTCGTGTTCAAGGGCATCGACCACATGAACAAGGTGGTCGAAGCCAACATCCTGGCGCCGATTGCCGACGAGGTCGCGGCGAAGGCCGAGGTGGTCCTGATCGGCTATTCCGGCGGCGGCATCCGCAACATCTTCGCCAACAAGCCGCTCAAGAACCTTGCCGATCTCAAGGGGCTCAAGGTTCGCGTGCAGGGCGCGCCGATCTGGTCGAAGACCTTCGCGGCGGTCGGCATGAGCCCTACGGTGATCGCCTATAACGAGATCTACAACGCGATCCAGAACGGTGTGATCGCCGCCGGTGAAAACGAGGCGGCCGGCGTCGAGGCAATGAAGTTCTACGAAGTGGCTCCGCATCTCAGCCTGACCCAGCACGCCGTGTCGATCCGGCCGATCTGCTTCTCGGTGAAGACGCTGAAGACCTTGCCGAAGGATCTGCAGGACGCGATCATGAAGGCCGGCAAGGAGGCCGGCGATTACGGCCGACAGCTCGAGTCGAGCGAAGAGGTCGTCAAGCTCGACACGCTCGAGAAGGCCGGCAAGCTCAAGCGCGTCCCCTTCGAGGAGCGGGACGCCATGAAGAAGCTCGCCGACCCCGTGATGGCCGCCTACGCCAAGGAAATCGGCGCGGAAGGCATTTTCGAGAAGATCAACGTCGTCTGA
- a CDS encoding TRAP transporter small permease, with product MSDMPVPSTPSLWRRATAAYAKLLEFLLAACVGILVVPVTLQIISRYTPFIPSYIWTEEMARFLFIWTIMIGAMVGVREAQHFEVDVWPDLSRRSEAAVRILARLGVLALALVFVTAGIEFTRFAWNRTSELADLPLWLIHVAWPVAGVTWIVFAGEQIVDEMRVLVGARQ from the coding sequence ATGTCTGACATGCCCGTCCCGTCCACACCGTCGCTGTGGCGCCGCGCTACGGCGGCTTATGCGAAATTGCTCGAATTCCTGCTGGCCGCCTGCGTCGGCATCCTCGTCGTTCCTGTCACGCTGCAGATCATCTCGCGCTACACGCCCTTCATTCCGTCCTACATCTGGACGGAGGAGATGGCGCGCTTCCTGTTCATCTGGACAATCATGATCGGTGCCATGGTCGGCGTCCGCGAAGCGCAGCATTTCGAGGTCGACGTGTGGCCGGATCTGTCGCGGCGATCGGAGGCTGCCGTGCGGATCCTGGCGCGGCTCGGCGTCCTGGCGCTGGCGCTGGTGTTCGTAACGGCCGGAATCGAGTTCACCCGCTTTGCCTGGAACAGGACGTCAGAACTTGCCGATTTGCCGCTCTGGCTGATTCACGTCGCATGGCCCGTTGCCGGCGTGACGTGGATCGTCTTCGCGGGCGAACAGATCGTCGATGAAATGCGCGTACTGGTCGGGGCACGGCAATGA
- a CDS encoding TRAP transporter large permease — translation MSGNVLSAGQAAMVLFGVFVGLLIVRVPVAFALGLACVPILLIEPRLSLMMLAQETFNAYNSFILLAVPFFLLTANLMSIGGITDRLVALSRSMVGHWPGSLAQINVVLSVFFAGISGSSTADAASQSKIFIDAQTKEGYDLSFSIAITAVSAVLAVVIPPSILMIVWGGLISTSIAAMYLAGIVPGLLIAGAQMATVHVYAVRRGYPTYPKSTWVEMRCAIWKSIPALMTPFIIVGGILLGWFTATESACVAVLYSVVLSAFFYRETGIRELYKALLDTGRLAGVALFCVGTASAFGWLLAYYKIPQELLANVSTWGMGAVAAGFFISFCFLVVGCFLDAIPAIIIVGTVLEPLAKSVDLHPVQFAIISIVSLAFGLVTPPYGLCLMIACSIAGVRLRYALKDTVIMLIPMLLVLAAVIVWPSVSLFLPRLIVPQMLK, via the coding sequence ATGAGCGGCAATGTACTCTCCGCCGGACAGGCCGCGATGGTGCTGTTCGGGGTCTTCGTCGGCCTGCTCATCGTGCGCGTGCCGGTCGCTTTCGCGCTTGGCCTCGCTTGCGTGCCGATCCTGCTGATCGAGCCGCGCCTGTCGCTGATGATGCTCGCGCAGGAAACCTTCAATGCCTACAATTCCTTCATCCTGCTGGCGGTGCCGTTCTTCCTGCTGACAGCGAACCTGATGAGCATCGGCGGCATCACCGACCGCCTGGTGGCGCTGTCGCGCTCGATGGTCGGGCACTGGCCGGGGTCCCTGGCGCAGATCAACGTCGTGCTGTCGGTATTCTTCGCCGGTATCTCGGGTTCGTCCACCGCGGATGCGGCGAGCCAATCAAAAATCTTCATCGATGCGCAGACCAAGGAGGGCTACGACCTTTCGTTCTCGATCGCGATCACCGCGGTTTCCGCGGTGCTCGCAGTCGTCATCCCGCCGTCGATCCTCATGATCGTCTGGGGCGGGCTGATCTCGACCTCGATTGCCGCGATGTATCTGGCCGGCATCGTGCCGGGTCTGCTGATCGCGGGCGCGCAAATGGCGACGGTGCACGTCTACGCCGTCCGACGCGGCTACCCGACCTATCCAAAGTCGACCTGGGTGGAGATGCGCTGCGCCATCTGGAAGTCGATACCTGCGCTGATGACGCCGTTCATCATCGTGGGCGGCATTCTGCTCGGCTGGTTCACTGCGACAGAGTCGGCTTGTGTCGCCGTGCTCTACTCCGTGGTGCTCTCGGCATTCTTCTATCGCGAGACTGGCATTCGCGAGTTGTACAAGGCGCTGCTCGACACCGGGCGCCTTGCCGGGGTGGCGCTGTTCTGCGTCGGCACCGCCAGCGCGTTCGGCTGGCTGCTCGCCTACTACAAGATCCCGCAAGAGCTCCTGGCCAATGTCTCGACCTGGGGCATGGGCGCCGTTGCGGCCGGCTTCTTCATCTCCTTCTGCTTTCTGGTGGTGGGCTGCTTTCTCGACGCCATCCCAGCCATCATCATCGTCGGCACCGTGCTGGAGCCGCTCGCCAAATCGGTCGATCTTCATCCGGTCCAGTTTGCGATCATTTCCATCGTGTCGCTGGCTTTCGGACTGGTGACGCCGCCTTATGGTCTTTGTCTGATGATCGCCTGTTCGATCGCGGGCGTGCGGCTGCGCTATGCGCTGAAGGACACGGTGATCATGCTGATCCCGATGCTGCTCGTGCTGGCGGCCGTTATCGTCTGGCCCAGCGTGTCGCTGTTCCTGCCGCGCCTGATCGTGCCGCAAATGCTCAAATGA
- a CDS encoding serine hydrolase: MLAPTPASPESVGMSKAALDRIDAHLKSRYIDAGRFPGTHLLVYRRGKVAHSSIQGLADVERKLPVKDDTIYRIYSMTKPLTSVAFMMLVEQGLVAIDEPVAKYIPEWKDLGVFVAGTYPAFLTRPPSRPMLIVDLLRHTAGLTYGFQQRSNVDAAYRTEKIGEVEKSGTLQTMIEGLAKIPLEFSPGEAWNYSVATDVLGYLVGKISGMPFEQFLKQRILDPLGMTDTDFHVPASKAHRFAACYSADPGGGMTFHAGQRREGLTLQDDPSTSSFLTPPSFISGGGGLCSTVADYLTFCRALLNGGELGGVRLIGPKTLALMTSNHIPGGRALPEVSRSLFSEAAYNGIGFGLGFAVTMRPAETLIAGSPGEYNWGGAATTSFWIDPAEELIAIFMTQVLPSSAYPIRRELRSMVYAAITESNL; this comes from the coding sequence ATGCTCGCGCCCACCCCTGCCTCGCCCGAATCCGTCGGCATGTCCAAGGCCGCGCTCGACCGCATCGATGCGCATCTGAAGAGCCGGTACATCGATGCCGGCCGCTTCCCGGGCACGCATCTTCTGGTCTATCGCCGCGGCAAGGTCGCGCACAGCTCGATCCAGGGCCTTGCCGATGTCGAGCGCAAGCTGCCGGTCAAGGACGACACCATCTACCGCATCTATTCCATGACCAAGCCGCTCACCAGCGTCGCCTTCATGATGCTGGTCGAGCAAGGCCTCGTCGCGATCGACGAGCCCGTCGCCAAGTACATTCCGGAATGGAAGGATCTCGGCGTCTTCGTCGCCGGCACCTACCCGGCCTTCCTGACCCGGCCGCCGTCCCGGCCGATGCTGATCGTGGACCTCCTGCGCCACACCGCGGGCCTCACTTACGGCTTCCAGCAGCGCTCCAATGTCGACGCCGCCTACCGCACTGAAAAGATCGGCGAGGTCGAGAAGTCGGGCACGCTGCAGACCATGATCGAGGGTCTGGCCAAGATCCCGCTGGAATTCTCGCCGGGCGAAGCCTGGAACTACTCGGTCGCGACCGACGTGCTCGGTTATCTCGTCGGCAAGATCTCGGGCATGCCGTTCGAGCAATTCCTCAAACAACGCATCCTCGATCCGCTCGGCATGACCGACACCGATTTCCATGTGCCCGCTTCGAAGGCTCACCGCTTTGCCGCGTGCTATTCTGCCGACCCCGGCGGCGGCATGACGTTCCATGCCGGCCAGCGGCGCGAGGGCCTGACCCTGCAGGACGATCCGTCGACGAGCTCGTTCCTCACCCCGCCGTCCTTCATCTCGGGTGGCGGCGGCTTGTGCTCGACGGTTGCCGACTATCTCACCTTCTGCCGCGCGCTGCTGAACGGCGGCGAGCTCGGCGGTGTCAGGCTGATCGGACCGAAGACGCTGGCGCTGATGACGAGCAACCACATTCCGGGCGGACGCGCGCTGCCGGAGGTCTCCCGTTCGCTGTTCTCCGAAGCCGCCTATAACGGCATCGGCTTCGGCCTCGGCTTTGCCGTGACGATGCGGCCGGCCGAGACGCTGATCGCCGGCAGCCCCGGCGAATACAATTGGGGTGGCGCGGCCACCACCTCGTTCTGGATCGATCCGGCCGAGGAGCTGATTGCGATCTTCATGACGCAGGTGTTGCCGTCGAGCGCCTATCCGATCCGGCGCGAGCTGCGCAGCATGGTCTACGCCGCGATCACCGAGAGCAACCTGTAG
- a CDS encoding intradiol ring-cleavage dioxygenase, whose product MTQFNETDLTEAVVRSFDSTPNPRAKFLLQELVKSLHDYVSRTGLTFEEWDYAIDFLTRTGQKCTDTRQEFILLSDVLGVSMLVDAVNHRDREGATQTTVLGPFYVGEHKVTAHGTDISPNNQTGERMFVQSRVTDLKGKPLANVPVDVWHADDDGFYDSQKANYDEVGASARARFITDDDGRFFFRTILPCSYPIPTDGPVGEMIVQTGRHPMRPAHVHFLVNAKGYEPLITHVFMDGDKYLDSDVVFGVKDDLVARVEPRTDPTMPDGTKASGRWHLMSYEFHLKPGGGMAPKPLGVKAGEPA is encoded by the coding sequence ATGACCCAGTTCAACGAGACTGACCTCACCGAAGCCGTCGTCAGGAGCTTCGACAGCACGCCCAATCCCCGCGCGAAATTCCTGCTCCAGGAATTGGTGAAGTCGCTGCACGATTACGTGAGCAGGACCGGCCTGACCTTCGAGGAATGGGACTACGCTATCGATTTCCTGACCCGCACCGGGCAGAAATGCACCGACACCCGCCAGGAGTTCATTCTCCTGTCCGACGTGCTCGGCGTCTCCATGCTGGTCGACGCGGTCAACCATCGCGACCGCGAGGGTGCCACCCAGACCACCGTGCTGGGCCCGTTCTATGTCGGCGAGCACAAGGTGACGGCGCACGGCACCGACATCTCGCCGAACAACCAGACCGGCGAGCGGATGTTCGTGCAGAGCCGCGTCACGGATTTGAAGGGCAAGCCGCTCGCGAACGTCCCCGTCGACGTCTGGCATGCCGATGACGACGGCTTCTACGATTCCCAGAAGGCCAATTATGACGAGGTCGGCGCCTCGGCGCGGGCGCGCTTCATCACCGACGATGACGGCCGCTTCTTCTTCCGCACCATCCTGCCATGCAGCTACCCGATCCCGACCGATGGCCCGGTCGGCGAGATGATCGTGCAGACGGGCCGCCATCCGATGCGCCCCGCGCATGTGCATTTCCTGGTGAATGCGAAAGGCTATGAGCCGCTGATCACCCACGTCTTCATGGACGGCGACAAATATCTGGATTCCGACGTGGTGTTCGGCGTGAAGGACGATCTCGTCGCCAGGGTCGAGCCGCGCACCGACCCCACGATGCCCGACGGCACCAAGGCGAGCGGGCGCTGGCATTTGATGTCTTACGAATTCCACCTCAAGCCCGGTGGCGGCATGGCGCCGAAGCCGCTGGGCGTGAAGGCCGGAGAGCCGGCGTGA
- a CDS encoding LysR family transcriptional regulator, with the protein MDLLALADFNLVARHGGFGKAARAAGRPKATLSRRVSELESSLDLRLFERGGRTLKLTQEGRALYERTGALLTELDEAAAAIAAGGDKPRGRLRISAPLLFSQTAMGRLAAGFALKHPEVRLEVTTDDRYVDMIEEGFDLAIRVNPHPDESLVGRIFLHDRLVVVASPNLKRPKGDLAVPVVVRGADNEAAAWNIKRPSGTSRLAVDPVLRLSSLMMVRDAIRAGVGAARLPLSLVSHDLASGTLLRWGDVEGSDIALWTLYPSRRLLSARVSAFLDHLKEAFPKGTPDELAAYIGG; encoded by the coding sequence ATGGATTTGCTTGCGCTCGCCGACTTCAATCTCGTCGCCCGACACGGAGGGTTCGGAAAGGCCGCGCGCGCCGCGGGACGTCCGAAAGCGACCTTGTCCCGGCGCGTGTCCGAACTCGAGAGCAGCCTCGATTTGCGCCTTTTCGAGCGCGGCGGCCGCACGCTCAAACTCACCCAGGAGGGACGCGCGCTGTACGAGCGGACGGGCGCGCTCCTCACCGAGCTCGACGAGGCGGCGGCAGCGATCGCCGCGGGCGGCGACAAGCCGAGAGGCAGATTGCGGATCAGCGCTCCCCTGCTCTTTTCGCAGACCGCCATGGGCCGGCTCGCGGCCGGCTTCGCGCTCAAGCATCCCGAAGTAAGGCTCGAGGTCACGACGGATGATCGCTACGTCGACATGATCGAGGAGGGTTTTGACCTCGCGATCAGGGTCAACCCCCATCCAGATGAAAGCCTGGTCGGCCGCATCTTCTTGCACGACCGCCTGGTGGTCGTGGCCAGTCCCAATCTCAAGCGACCGAAGGGCGATCTCGCCGTTCCTGTCGTCGTGCGCGGAGCGGACAACGAGGCTGCCGCCTGGAACATCAAGCGACCAAGCGGTACCTCGCGTCTCGCTGTCGACCCCGTTCTTCGACTGTCGTCGCTGATGATGGTTCGCGATGCTATTCGAGCCGGCGTCGGCGCTGCGCGGCTGCCCCTGTCACTGGTCAGCCACGACCTGGCCAGCGGCACGCTGCTACGCTGGGGCGATGTTGAGGGATCCGATATCGCCCTGTGGACGCTCTATCCCTCGCGGCGATTGCTGAGTGCTCGCGTCTCCGCTTTCCTCGATCATCTCAAGGAAGCATTTCCGAAGGGAACGCCCGACGAGTTGGCAGCCTACATCGGGGGATGA
- a CDS encoding SDR family oxidoreductase, which translates to MTILVTGATGTIGRHVVEQLVKRGADVRALVRNPAKANFPAGVVAVQGDLLDVDSLRAAFSGVSTLFLLNAVVPDEFTQALTALNLAREAGIERFVYLSVIHSDRYVNVPHFAGKFGVERMIEQMGFNATILRPAYFMNNELMIKDAVTGYGVYPMPIGSKGLAMIDARDIGEIAAIELIRRETSAATLPIERINLVGPDTITGAKAAAIWSEVLGRSIAYGGDDAAAFEKNLRQFMPGWMAFDMRVMSERFVTEGMIPEAGDVKRLTDILGRPLRSYRDFVAEIMASA; encoded by the coding sequence ATGACCATCCTCGTTACAGGCGCCACCGGCACGATCGGCCGTCACGTCGTCGAGCAACTCGTCAAGCGTGGCGCCGATGTGCGCGCGCTGGTCCGAAATCCCGCGAAGGCCAACTTCCCGGCAGGCGTCGTTGCGGTGCAGGGCGACTTGCTGGACGTCGATTCCCTGCGCGCGGCGTTCTCCGGCGTTTCGACGCTGTTTCTGCTCAACGCCGTCGTGCCGGACGAATTCACCCAGGCGCTGACTGCCCTCAATCTCGCGCGTGAAGCCGGCATCGAGCGGTTTGTCTACCTGTCGGTCATTCACAGCGACCGCTACGTGAACGTGCCGCACTTCGCCGGCAAGTTCGGCGTCGAGCGCATGATCGAGCAGATGGGCTTCAATGCGACCATCCTGCGCCCCGCCTATTTCATGAACAACGAGCTCATGATCAAGGACGCCGTGACCGGATATGGCGTCTACCCCATGCCGATCGGCAGCAAGGGGCTTGCGATGATCGACGCGCGCGATATCGGTGAGATCGCGGCGATCGAATTGATCCGCCGCGAGACGTCCGCCGCGACGCTTCCGATCGAGCGCATCAATCTCGTTGGCCCCGATACGATCACCGGCGCCAAGGCGGCCGCGATCTGGTCGGAGGTGCTCGGACGCTCGATCGCCTATGGTGGCGACGACGCCGCGGCATTCGAAAAGAATCTCAGGCAGTTCATGCCCGGCTGGATGGCGTTCGACATGCGGGTGATGAGCGAGCGCTTCGTCACGGAGGGGATGATCCCCGAAGCCGGTGACGTCAAGCGTCTGACCGACATCCTGGGACGTCCCTTGCGCTCCTATCGCGACTTCGTCGCCGAGATCATGGCCTCGGCCTGA
- a CDS encoding bifunctional protein-serine/threonine kinase/phosphatase → MTRGLLISVGQHSDKGRKPVNQDFHGVLIPEEPLLGLKGIAAVLADGISSSSVSQIASESAVKSFLMDYYCTSESWTVKTSARRVLDATNSWLHAQTRKSQYAYDRDKGYVCTLSAMVIKATTAHIFHVGDCRIYRVAGKALEQLTDDHRIIVSSEQTYLGRALGINPQLEIDYQAFEVEAGDTFLLATDGAYEFVDARFVTSALNEHAAELDGAAKAIVEEAYRRGSDDNITVQIIRIDAVPQREPAGIFNQTSQLPLPALPEPRALFDGYRIVREIHGSSRSHIYLAVDTETEQPVALKLPSVELRDNAAYLKRFLMEEWIARRIDSPHVLKPLSQSRRRSHLYVATEFVEGQTLKQWMTDNPRPDLETVRGIIEQIAAGLRAFHRMEMLHQDLRPDNILIDKTGTAKIIDFGSVRVAGVAEAAPPDESDEILGTVQYTAPEYFLGQGGSPRSDMFSLAVICYQMLTGKLPYGTHVARIRRKADVRKLKYRPADDDRNVPAWVDGALRRALHPDPYKRHEDLSEFVFELRTPNPAYLDTRITPLLERSPLMFWKLTSAALACAVVVLLALLHAR, encoded by the coding sequence ATGACCCGCGGACTCCTGATTTCGGTCGGCCAGCACTCCGACAAGGGTCGCAAGCCCGTCAACCAGGATTTCCACGGCGTCCTGATTCCCGAGGAGCCGCTACTCGGCCTGAAAGGGATCGCCGCGGTCCTCGCCGACGGCATCTCGAGCAGCAGCGTGAGCCAGATCGCCAGCGAGTCGGCGGTCAAGAGCTTCCTGATGGACTATTACTGCACGTCGGAATCCTGGACGGTGAAGACGTCCGCGCGCCGCGTGCTCGACGCCACCAATTCCTGGCTGCATGCGCAAACGCGCAAGAGCCAATACGCCTATGACCGCGACAAGGGCTATGTCTGCACCCTCAGCGCCATGGTCATCAAGGCGACCACCGCGCACATCTTCCATGTCGGCGACTGCCGCATCTACCGCGTCGCCGGCAAGGCGCTGGAACAGCTGACCGACGACCACCGCATCATCGTCTCGTCCGAGCAGACCTATCTCGGCCGCGCGCTCGGCATCAATCCGCAGCTCGAGATCGACTATCAGGCTTTCGAGGTCGAGGCCGGCGACACGTTCCTGCTGGCGACCGACGGCGCCTACGAATTCGTCGACGCGCGTTTCGTCACGAGCGCGCTGAACGAGCACGCCGCCGAGCTCGACGGAGCGGCCAAGGCGATCGTCGAGGAAGCCTACCGGCGCGGCAGCGACGACAACATCACCGTCCAGATCATTCGCATCGATGCGGTGCCGCAGCGCGAGCCGGCCGGCATCTTCAATCAGACCTCGCAACTGCCGCTTCCCGCGCTGCCGGAGCCGCGTGCACTGTTCGACGGCTACCGGATCGTCCGCGAGATCCACGGCAGCAGCCGCAGCCATATCTACCTTGCCGTCGACACCGAGACCGAGCAGCCGGTGGCGCTCAAGCTGCCGTCGGTCGAGCTGCGCGACAACGCCGCCTATCTCAAGCGATTCCTGATGGAGGAATGGATCGCCCGCCGGATCGACAGCCCGCATGTGCTCAAGCCGCTGTCGCAGTCGCGGCGGCGCAGCCATCTCTACGTCGCGACCGAGTTCGTCGAGGGGCAGACGCTGAAGCAGTGGATGACCGACAATCCGCGCCCCGATCTCGAAACCGTGCGCGGCATCATTGAGCAGATTGCCGCGGGCTTGCGCGCCTTCCATCGCATGGAGATGCTGCACCAGGACCTCAGGCCCGACAACATCCTGATCGACAAGACCGGCACCGCGAAGATCATCGACTTCGGATCGGTCAGGGTCGCCGGCGTCGCCGAGGCCGCGCCGCCGGACGAATCCGATGAAATCCTGGGCACGGTGCAGTACACTGCGCCGGAATATTTTCTCGGGCAAGGCGGCTCACCGCGCTCCGACATGTTCTCGCTGGCCGTGATCTGCTACCAGATGCTCACGGGAAAGCTGCCTTATGGCACCCACGTCGCCAGGATCCGCCGCAAGGCGGACGTGCGAAAGCTCAAATACCGTCCGGCCGACGACGACCGCAACGTGCCGGCCTGGGTCGACGGCGCGCTCCGCCGCGCGCTGCATCCCGATCCCTACAAGCGGCACGAGGATCTGTCCGAGTTCGTCTTCGAGCTGCGCACCCCCAACCCGGCCTATCTCGACACGCGGATCACGCCGCTGCTCGAGCGCAGCCCGCTGATGTTCTGGAAACTGACCTCGGCCGCGCTTGCCTGCGCGGTGGTCGTGCTGCTGGCGCTCTTGCACGCGCGCTGA
- a CDS encoding formate/nitrite transporter family protein translates to MSYLAPSEFVTKMVDAGESKIFMSTRDTIIRAYMAGAILALAAWFAVTINVNTGQPIIGALLFPVGFSMLYLLGFDLLTGVFVLAPLALIDKRPGVTLGGVLRNWSLVFVGNFAGAFTVAFMMAFVTTFGFTQAPDKVGAAIGNIGEGRTLGYAAHGAAGMATLFMRGMLCNWMVSTGVVGAMISTSVPGKVIAMWMPILVFFYMVFEHSVVNMFLFPSGLMLHAKFSIMDYLIWNEIPTVLGNLVGGLAFTGMTLYATHVMTKPKRQVDKAAKPRVAA, encoded by the coding sequence ATGTCGTATCTCGCGCCTTCGGAATTCGTCACCAAGATGGTGGATGCGGGCGAGTCCAAGATCTTCATGTCCACCCGGGATACCATCATCCGCGCCTATATGGCCGGCGCCATCCTGGCCCTGGCGGCCTGGTTCGCCGTCACCATCAACGTCAACACGGGCCAGCCGATCATCGGCGCGCTGCTGTTCCCGGTCGGCTTTTCCATGCTCTATCTCCTTGGCTTCGACCTGCTGACTGGCGTCTTCGTGCTCGCCCCGCTGGCGCTGATTGACAAGCGCCCGGGCGTCACGCTCGGCGGGGTGCTGCGCAACTGGAGTCTCGTCTTCGTCGGCAACTTTGCCGGCGCCTTTACCGTGGCCTTCATGATGGCCTTCGTCACGACGTTCGGCTTCACGCAGGCGCCCGACAAGGTCGGCGCGGCGATCGGCAACATCGGCGAGGGCCGAACGCTCGGCTACGCCGCGCATGGTGCGGCCGGCATGGCGACGCTGTTCATGCGCGGCATGCTCTGCAACTGGATGGTCTCCACCGGCGTCGTCGGCGCCATGATCTCAACCTCGGTCCCCGGCAAGGTCATCGCGATGTGGATGCCGATCCTGGTGTTCTTCTACATGGTGTTCGAGCATTCCGTCGTGAACATGTTCCTGTTCCCGTCGGGCCTGATGCTCCATGCGAAGTTCTCGATCATGGACTATCTGATCTGGAACGAGATCCCGACCGTGCTCGGCAACCTCGTCGGCGGCCTCGCCTTCACCGGCATGACCCTCTACGCCACGCATGTCATGACCAAGCCGAAGCGCCAGGTCGACAAGGCTGCGAAGCCCCGCGTCGCGGCCTGA